In Streptomyces sp. NBC_00878, a single window of DNA contains:
- a CDS encoding serine/threonine-protein kinase, whose protein sequence is MSEAERAGASRKDEDERLLAGRYRLGGVLGRGGMGTVWRAKDETLGRTVAVKELRLPSRIDEDEKRRLITRTFREAKAIARIRNNGAVTVYDVVDEDNRPWIVMELIEGKSLAEVIREDGLLTPKRAAEVGLAILDVLRSAHREGILHRDVKPSNVLISDDGRVVLTDFGIAQVEGDPSITSTGMLVGAPSYISPERARGHKPGPAADLWSLGGLLYASVEGAPPYDKGSAIATLTAVMTEPLEQPKNAGPLEKAIYGLLVKDPEQRLDDAGARAMLTEVIHAPEPKEGEPESADVTKVVPLPELPVDAPAKKGSSGGKGGSGNKKGEEPGERLRGALRSVRKGKGAGAAKGADAAGAAAVTGAGKAADAGARAAEGLDGKAATASASASAAVAPETSAPDSASPSPSSPSTTPAASPSAAVSASESAVGSASAGADAAAAERGRAAATSVVNSSAVGGASGGAGDTHPRTVAPRAPLTDVVPRRTLVIIAVVVVLAVLGTILAVTLSGDDSETKDNKSGDDKSVSSGASAGSDTKQDENSGTDKGSGEKTDSAGGGANTGSSPSASASSGAGGSGDGSGSGSADGVVDTYESGQGFSIGLPKGWKYESTSAAGSRFAGPDGQKLLVGWTTTPKDDPVADWKNQEQFMQRPQYKRIRIEKVNYRGWNTADWEFTYVESGTQYRSIDRGFVVNDSLGYGLMYTAKGSKWDTELRKNTWLTLTKSFEPKS, encoded by the coding sequence ATGTCGGAGGCGGAGCGCGCGGGAGCATCCCGGAAGGACGAGGACGAACGTCTTCTCGCCGGGCGGTACCGGCTGGGAGGGGTCCTCGGTCGCGGCGGCATGGGCACTGTGTGGCGGGCCAAGGACGAGACGTTGGGCCGGACCGTCGCGGTCAAGGAACTGCGGCTGCCGTCGCGCATCGACGAGGACGAGAAGCGGCGGCTGATCACGCGGACCTTCCGTGAGGCCAAGGCCATCGCGCGGATCCGGAACAACGGCGCCGTGACGGTCTACGACGTGGTCGACGAGGACAACCGGCCCTGGATCGTGATGGAGCTCATCGAGGGCAAGTCGCTCGCCGAGGTCATCCGTGAGGACGGGCTGCTCACGCCGAAGCGCGCGGCCGAGGTGGGACTGGCCATTCTCGACGTGCTGCGTTCGGCGCACCGCGAGGGCATCCTGCACCGGGATGTGAAGCCGTCGAACGTGCTCATCTCCGACGACGGCCGGGTCGTGCTCACCGACTTCGGTATCGCGCAGGTCGAGGGCGACCCGTCCATCACGTCGACCGGCATGCTCGTCGGCGCGCCCTCGTACATCTCGCCGGAGCGGGCGCGGGGGCACAAGCCGGGCCCTGCCGCCGACCTGTGGTCGCTCGGTGGGCTGCTGTACGCGTCGGTGGAAGGCGCGCCGCCGTACGACAAGGGGTCCGCCATCGCGACGCTCACCGCGGTGATGACGGAGCCGTTGGAGCAGCCGAAGAACGCCGGTCCGCTGGAGAAGGCCATCTACGGACTGCTCGTCAAGGACCCCGAGCAGCGGCTCGACGACGCCGGGGCCCGGGCGATGCTCACCGAGGTGATCCACGCGCCCGAGCCCAAGGAGGGCGAGCCGGAGTCGGCGGACGTGACGAAGGTCGTGCCGCTGCCCGAGCTTCCGGTGGACGCCCCTGCGAAGAAGGGGAGTTCGGGCGGCAAGGGCGGGTCCGGGAACAAGAAGGGCGAGGAGCCGGGGGAGCGGCTTCGTGGAGCGCTGCGTTCCGTGCGGAAGGGCAAGGGGGCCGGGGCGGCCAAGGGGGCCGACGCGGCGGGAGCTGCCGCGGTGACCGGCGCCGGGAAGGCCGCGGACGCCGGGGCCCGGGCGGCGGAGGGATTGGACGGCAAGGCGGCTACGGCCTCTGCTTCGGCCTCGGCCGCGGTTGCTCCGGAGACCTCTGCCCCTGACTCCGCTTCCCCCTCTCCCTCCTCTCCCTCGACCACTCCTGCTGCGTCCCCCTCTGCCGCTGTTTCCGCCTCTGAGTCCGCCGTCGGTTCTGCCTCCGCAGGGGCAGACGCGGCTGCTGCGGAGAGGGGGCGGGCCGCCGCTACTTCCGTGGTGAACTCCAGTGCGGTGGGCGGGGCTTCGGGCGGCGCCGGGGACACGCATCCGCGGACCGTCGCGCCGAGGGCGCCGCTCACTGATGTGGTGCCGCGGCGGACGTTGGTGATCATCGCCGTGGTCGTCGTACTGGCCGTGCTGGGGACGATCCTCGCCGTCACGCTCAGTGGTGACGACTCCGAGACCAAGGACAACAAGAGCGGCGACGACAAGTCGGTGTCCAGCGGGGCGAGCGCGGGCAGTGACACCAAGCAGGACGAGAACAGCGGTACCGACAAGGGCAGCGGAGAGAAGACCGACTCCGCCGGCGGGGGCGCGAACACCGGCAGTTCGCCGAGTGCGAGCGCTTCGAGCGGGGCCGGCGGTTCGGGCGACGGCTCCGGCAGCGGTTCGGCCGACGGCGTCGTGGATACGTACGAGAGCGGGCAGGGGTTCTCGATCGGGCTGCCCAAGGGCTGGAAGTACGAGTCCACCAGTGCCGCCGGGTCCAGGTTCGCCGGTCCCGACGGGCAGAAGCTGCTGGTCGGATGGACCACGACGCCCAAGGACGACCCGGTGGCGGACTGGAAGAACCAAGAGCAGTTCATGCAGCGGCCGCAGTACAAGCGCATTCGAATAGAGAAGGTGAACTACCGCGGCTGGAACACGGCCGACTGGGAGTTCACCTATGTGGAGAGTGGGACGCAATACCGGTCGATAGACCGTGGGTTCGTCGTGAACGACAGCCTCGGATATGGGCTCATGTACACCGCGAAGGGCTCGAAATGGGACACAGAGCTTCGTAAAAATACGTGGCTGACGCTGACGAAGTCGTTCGAACCGAAGTCCTGA
- a CDS encoding serine hydrolase, whose amino-acid sequence MPPLRTLLTLPVCLTLLSLASTASTTPAAPAVDTVLTQLVTRGKAPAAALLADEESGSRFTHAEAPATSRVTLANTTPPPAASSDTELRPDPRTDPSAPDETSRAETSPAETSRSETNSAETSRSETNSAETSRANARPADAIHQTDHFRAGSITKTFIATVVLQLAAERRLSLSDSVDAHLPGLVRGAGNDGRALTLRALLTHTSGLADFTADTAGTVPLTPVQAVRIALTHSPADRGRFAYSNTNYVLLGMVVEQVTGRSYATEAERRVITPLHLTDTSFPGARSSLPEPHGRAYAADGSDVTDLDPRVAGAAGELVTTLADVNRFYAALLRGDLLPPRQLREMLDTRTAHGSYGMGLYPVKLPCGTTVWGHNGRITGSYVRTAATSDGRRVLTFRVNTDAIADPDLEPALLAAEFCPRTP is encoded by the coding sequence ATGCCGCCACTGAGGACGCTACTCACCCTTCCTGTGTGCCTGACCCTCCTCTCCCTGGCCTCGACCGCCTCGACAACCCCCGCTGCCCCGGCCGTGGACACCGTCCTCACGCAGCTCGTCACCCGAGGCAAGGCCCCGGCCGCCGCCCTGCTGGCCGACGAGGAATCCGGCTCCCGCTTCACCCACGCGGAAGCCCCCGCGACCTCCCGCGTCACCCTCGCGAACACCACCCCGCCACCGGCTGCCTCATCCGACACCGAGCTCCGCCCGGATCCCCGCACCGACCCTTCGGCTCCCGATGAAACCAGCCGTGCCGAAACCAGCCCCGCCGAAACCAGCCGTTCCGAAACCAACTCCGCCGAAACCAGCCGTTCCGAAACCAACTCCGCCGAAACCAGCCGTGCCAACGCCCGCCCCGCCGACGCCATCCACCAAACCGACCACTTCCGCGCGGGCAGCATCACCAAGACATTCATCGCGACGGTCGTCCTGCAACTGGCCGCCGAACGCCGCCTGTCCCTGTCCGACTCGGTGGATGCTCATCTGCCGGGCCTGGTGCGCGGCGCGGGCAACGACGGTCGCGCCCTGACCCTGCGCGCCCTGCTCACCCACACCAGCGGCCTCGCCGACTTCACCGCCGACACCGCGGGCACCGTCCCCCTCACGCCTGTCCAAGCCGTCCGTATCGCACTCACCCACTCCCCGGCCGATCGCGGCCGCTTCGCGTACTCCAACACCAACTACGTGCTGCTCGGCATGGTCGTCGAGCAGGTCACCGGCCGCTCATACGCCACGGAGGCCGAGCGCCGCGTCATCACTCCCCTCCATCTCACAGACACCTCGTTCCCGGGCGCCCGTAGCTCTCTGCCGGAGCCGCACGGCCGCGCCTACGCCGCCGACGGCTCCGATGTCACCGATCTGGACCCGCGCGTGGCCGGCGCGGCGGGCGAACTGGTCACCACGCTGGCGGACGTGAACCGCTTCTACGCGGCCCTGCTCCGCGGCGACCTGCTGCCACCCCGCCAACTGCGCGAGATGCTCGACACCCGCACCGCACACGGCTCGTACGGCATGGGCCTGTATCCCGTGAAACTTCCGTGCGGCACCACGGTGTGGGGTCACAACGGCCGCATCACCGGCAGCTACGTCCGGACCGCAGCCACCAGCGACGGCCGTCGTGTCCTCACCTTCCGCGTGAACACGGACGCGATCGCAGACCCCGACCTCGAACCGGCCCTGCTCGCCGCCGAGTTCTGCCCCCGCACCCCGTAG
- a CDS encoding glycerol-3-phosphate dehydrogenase/oxidase: MRTATLGPAERAESLAGMAERELDVLVVGAGVVGAGTALDAVTRGLSTGLVEARDWASGTSSRSSKLIHGGLRYLEMLDFPLVREALKERGLLLERLAPHLVKPVPFLYPLQHKGWERLYAGSGVALYDAMSMARGHGRGLPMHRHLSRRHALRVAPALKKDALVGALQYYDAQMDDARYVATLVRTAAAYGAKVANRARVTGFLREGERVVGARVQDVEGGGEYEIRAKQVVNATGVWTDDTQAMVGERGQFHVRASKGIHLVVPKDRITSTTGLILRTEKSVLFVIPWGRHWIIGTTDTDWDLDKAHPAASSADIDYLLEHVNSVLAVPLTRDDVEGVYAGLRPLLAGESDATSKLSREHTVAHPVPGLVVVAGGKYTTYRVMAKDAVDEAVHGLDQRVAECVTEDVPLIGAEGYRALWNARARIAARTGLHVVRVEHLLNRYGALAEELLDLIAADASLGKPLPAAEDYLRAEIVYAASHEGARHLDDVLTRRTRISIETFDRGTRSAREAAELMAPVLGWDKDQIEREVEHYEKRVEAERESQRQPDDLTADAARLGARDIVPL; this comes from the coding sequence GTGAGGACAGCGACACTGGGGCCGGCGGAGCGCGCCGAGTCACTCGCGGGAATGGCCGAGCGCGAGCTGGATGTGCTGGTCGTGGGAGCGGGAGTGGTCGGCGCGGGCACCGCGCTGGACGCCGTGACCCGCGGCCTGTCCACCGGCCTGGTCGAGGCGCGTGACTGGGCGTCGGGCACGTCGAGCCGGTCGAGCAAGCTGATCCATGGAGGCCTGCGCTATCTGGAGATGCTCGACTTTCCTCTCGTACGGGAAGCCTTGAAGGAGCGCGGGCTGTTGCTGGAGCGGCTCGCGCCGCATCTCGTGAAGCCCGTCCCGTTCCTGTATCCCTTGCAGCACAAGGGGTGGGAGAGGTTGTACGCCGGTTCGGGCGTCGCGCTCTACGACGCGATGTCGATGGCGCGCGGGCACGGGCGCGGGCTGCCGATGCACCGTCATCTGTCCCGCCGTCACGCGCTGCGCGTCGCACCCGCCCTGAAGAAGGACGCGCTGGTCGGGGCGCTGCAGTACTACGACGCGCAGATGGACGACGCCCGCTATGTGGCAACGCTGGTGCGCACGGCGGCGGCGTACGGCGCGAAGGTCGCCAACCGCGCGCGCGTGACCGGCTTCCTGCGCGAGGGCGAACGTGTTGTCGGTGCCAGGGTGCAGGATGTCGAAGGGGGCGGGGAGTACGAGATCCGTGCCAAGCAGGTCGTCAACGCGACCGGGGTGTGGACGGACGACACACAGGCGATGGTGGGCGAGAGGGGGCAGTTCCACGTTCGGGCGTCCAAGGGCATTCATCTGGTCGTACCGAAGGACCGGATCACCTCGACGACGGGACTGATCCTGCGCACCGAGAAGTCCGTCCTGTTCGTCATCCCCTGGGGCCGGCACTGGATCATCGGGACCACGGACACCGACTGGGACCTCGACAAGGCGCACCCGGCGGCGTCCAGCGCGGACATCGACTACCTGCTGGAGCACGTGAACTCGGTACTCGCGGTGCCGCTGACGCGTGACGACGTGGAGGGGGTGTACGCGGGGCTGAGGCCGCTGCTCGCCGGGGAGTCGGACGCCACGAGCAAGCTGTCGCGCGAGCACACCGTGGCGCATCCGGTACCGGGGCTGGTGGTCGTGGCGGGCGGCAAGTACACGACGTACCGGGTGATGGCCAAAGACGCGGTGGACGAGGCGGTGCACGGGCTCGACCAGCGGGTCGCCGAATGTGTCACCGAGGACGTTCCCCTGATCGGTGCCGAGGGGTACCGGGCGCTGTGGAACGCGCGAGCGCGGATCGCCGCGCGCACCGGACTCCATGTGGTGCGCGTGGAGCACCTGTTGAACCGGTACGGGGCGCTCGCGGAGGAACTCCTCGACCTGATCGCCGCGGACGCCTCACTGGGCAAGCCGTTGCCCGCCGCCGAGGACTATCTGCGCGCCGAGATCGTCTACGCCGCCTCGCACGAGGGGGCGCGGCATCTCGATGACGTGCTGACGCGTCGGACGCGCATCTCCATCGAGACCTTCGACCGGGGTACGCGCAGTGCGCGGGAGGCCGCGGAGCTCATGGCGCCCGTGCTGGGCTGGGACAAGGATCAGATCGAGCGCGAGGTCGAGCACTACGAGAAGCGGGTGGAGGCGGAGCGCGAGTCGCAACGGCAGCCGGACGACCTGACGGCCGACGCGGCTCGGTTGGGGGCGCGGGACATCGTGCCGTTGTAG
- a CDS encoding nucleotide sugar dehydrogenase, with the protein MPADLAVIGLGQLGLPLAQAAVSTGISTLGYQCGDPAPLAAADLRRMLSTGFRPATNPAELGRVRTAVICAPTPRGTDGALDLGQLADAARTLAAHLRPHTTVILESPVYPGTTEEFLRPLLEEGSGLRAGRDFHLAYSPSRVDPGNRDHTPANTPKVIGGLTPACTESAAAFYGRLTDKVVRARGPREAETVQLLETNYRHVNIALVNEMAVLCHDLGVDLWDVIRCAETKPFGFQAFRPGPGVGGHAVPRDLAGPRTRSLRMVELAQQVNNHMPQYVIQRAATLLNEHGKSARGARVLLLGVTYKPDHADQQGSPAKEIATRLMELGAAVSYHDPLVPSWSILDRPVPRVDSLYEAAADADLTILLQQHRTYDLQGLSVKAQLLLDTRGATPTGAAHRL; encoded by the coding sequence ATGCCCGCAGATCTCGCCGTCATCGGTCTCGGCCAGCTCGGCCTGCCCCTGGCCCAGGCCGCCGTCAGCACCGGCATCTCCACACTCGGCTACCAGTGCGGCGACCCCGCGCCGCTGGCCGCGGCCGACCTGCGCCGGATGCTCTCGACGGGCTTCCGGCCGGCCACCAACCCGGCCGAACTCGGCCGCGTCCGCACCGCGGTCATCTGCGCACCGACCCCGCGTGGCACGGACGGCGCGCTCGACCTGGGCCAACTGGCCGACGCCGCCCGCACCCTGGCCGCCCACCTGCGCCCGCACACGACAGTGATCCTGGAGTCCCCCGTGTACCCGGGTACGACCGAGGAATTCCTCCGGCCGCTCCTCGAAGAGGGCTCCGGCCTCCGCGCGGGCCGCGACTTCCACCTCGCGTACTCACCCAGCCGCGTCGACCCGGGCAACCGCGACCACACCCCCGCCAACACCCCGAAGGTCATCGGCGGCCTCACCCCCGCCTGCACCGAGTCGGCCGCCGCGTTCTACGGGCGCCTCACCGACAAGGTCGTACGCGCGCGTGGACCACGAGAAGCGGAAACCGTGCAGCTCCTGGAGACCAACTACCGGCACGTCAACATCGCCCTCGTCAACGAGATGGCGGTCCTCTGCCACGACCTGGGCGTCGACCTGTGGGACGTCATCCGCTGCGCCGAGACCAAGCCGTTCGGTTTCCAGGCCTTCCGCCCCGGTCCCGGCGTCGGTGGACACGCCGTCCCCCGGGACCTCGCGGGCCCGAGGACCCGCTCCCTGCGCATGGTCGAACTGGCCCAGCAGGTCAACAACCACATGCCCCAGTACGTCATCCAGCGCGCGGCCACGCTCCTCAACGAGCACGGCAAGTCCGCCCGCGGGGCGCGCGTGCTCCTCCTCGGCGTCACCTACAAGCCCGACCACGCCGACCAACAGGGCTCCCCCGCCAAGGAGATCGCGACCCGCCTGATGGAACTCGGCGCCGCCGTCAGCTACCACGACCCGCTCGTCCCGTCCTGGAGCATCCTCGACCGCCCGGTCCCCCGCGTGGACTCGCTCTACGAGGCGGCAGCCGACGCGGACCTGACGATCCTCCTCCAGCAACACCGCACGTACGACTTGCAAGGGCTGTCGGTGAAGGCGCAGCTGCTGCTGGACACGCGGGGGGCTACGCCTACGGGGGCGGCGCACAGGTTGTGA